The genomic segment agccaaatcggataacaattgcggcttctaggggctaaagaagacTAATCTGGTCCTTTGATTTGTCTTTTTGATTTGgaagctatatggaaatatgaaccgatttgacccatttgctACCCAACGTAGAATTATGGCATGTAATTTTCTCCTTCTAGTATCCAtctttagtttctgcctatagAGAAGAACCATGGAAATAACTTGAATGTCAGGCCGAACTTGTCACGTTTGACCTTGTTTCACCTAGTGTGGTTGGTAGCCATGCATTAAGAACTAATGCATGTGCTTCTCCAATGAGGAAGGCCATTTTCCAGTGAGCGACTATATTTTATGACTTGCATTCAAGGTTTGCCGCAATGCGAATTTTACCATTTTAGATAAGGATTACTGAATCACTCATTTCATTAAATCGTTGAGATATAGAACATTTGCAGTAATTGATTTTTGGCTAACTAATTAAAATCTCTAAGCAATTGAATATTGATATCTTTAGTAaagatttattgaaaaaaaaactttaaatgacgTATGGATATCTTATCATTATCACTCTCAATAGCACGTGACATGAAACCCCCTCTAACTTTTCACGGGAAACTATGATAGCAAATGACAGAGACAGCTTGCAGATAAAAACTAATCAACATTTCATTAATTTAAACATTTCGCATAGACACTTGGGGCAATCTTAAAAACTTAAGTATAAATAGCCAGAGGCCACTTGAGAATTTTATCATTTcgctttaattttgtttttaagcaaAGCAGGGTAATTGGAGAAAGCCAGAAACTAGAAAAAATATCGAATAATACTTTCTTCCTGCAGATCCCTAAATCTCATCATCCTCATCATGGTTAGTTTCGAAGAAGCTTGTGAATTGGCCAAAAACTTCTCCAAGAAGCCTTCGGACTCTGAATTCTTGGAATTCTATGGTCTCTTCAAGCAGGCCTCCTTTGGTGATGTCAGCACTGAAAGACCTGGAGCCTTGGATTTGAAAAAGAAAGCCATGTGGGATGCCTGGAATTCTCACAAAGGTATGTCTCAAGATGCCGCCAAGGAGGCCTACATTAAGGTCTACGAGAAGTATGCCCCCAAGTATGCTTAAACACTGCAATAATGCTGAAATCAATCAAACAATCCATCCAACACAGCAGTCGCCTAAGAAACATGGTTAAGGAATATAATAATTTATTAGTTTTATTAGTGttgtaaaataaatttcaaaaatttaacattAACGTTTTGTTGCTCTACTAATTTTGTGGTAGATTTCTTTTTGTTAACGCCTTACCGTATGCTTTAAAAATTGGCTTCCGATTGTGGCATGGCTATGACAGCTGCTATCAATGGCTTTGTCTGTTGGGTTTTCGTTATCATCACTCGTATGTGTGAGTTGTCTGGCGTCAAAGTGTGTGGGGGCAATTTGtcattgatatccaaaactgcaactatttcaaaatcaatttttaaggGAACTCCAGGCAGAATACTAGGAAGCTGAAGAAAAATAGATATttatagagagagagaggtggGTTAGACAATCAAAGTTGAACTATAGcaaatcaaatttttgaaattaggaaacataatttgctgacatttgtccgtttgtcttttttttccaaaaaacgaCTACTTTCAACAGCTTTAAGCAACAAATTGTGCACACTTAAAACTTGGCGTTTGGTtcatattatacccaccatcacagGATAGAGGcgtttttcattttgtcattcaatttgtaacacatcgaagtatccatttccgaccccacaaagtttataaaaataagctactgatcgattcagaccctattGGACACCTATGTTGAAagacatgagagaagctgttgtacgaaatttctgccaaattggatgagaattgcgccctctagaggctcaagaaatcaagatcccagatcggtttatagggcagatatatcagtttatgtaccgatttgcttcatacttagcacagttattggatgtcataagaaaacacctcgtgcaaaattttagccaaatcggatgaagatcCAAAAtctgaattgcgccctctagaggcccaagaagtcaggacccgagatcggtttatatggcagctctatcaaaacatggagcgatttggcccattttcaaacccaaccgacctacactaattagaagtatttgtgcaaaatttcaagcgcctagctttactcctttaaaagttagcgtgctttcgacagacagacggacggacaggcagacggacatggctatatcgccataaaatgtcgtgacgatcaagaatatataacgAGAAACTCAGCCGAGAGCTACCGGTCACGTTCAGTGGAATActtggatagtggaatgctccatatacgaagtagctgcaactgcagtcgcggacaatcagcggtatcaagtgaagtgtctcagtgaaaggccgggtggcactgacattttgcatgaatattAAGTGccttgatgctcgatatgacaaacgGAGTTATTGGTGCCATTAAATAACCAAAGGTCATAACGTTCCCGCTGCGATCGATCCTATGAATCGGAACGAGCTTCCTCAAATATGGTGCTAGACGAGAATCGCCAttttcacatacaaatgtggttacaacaacaacaacgattgaACAACGTcaatgtgtctgtctgtccaaatgTCCGCCAGTTGTAATcatgttacagtctttaaaattggagatattgagttgaaattttgttaaattctaGAATGCGTCAAGTGGGACTATATTCggctatagctaccatatagaccgatctgccgatttagcaTCTTAAGCTCAGCGCATTTGTTTTCcgacttcgctaaaattttaaacagtgagttgtactaggtccaagtagcagtgatccgactgcaaaacaacaaggcagcaggagccgacggcttacccgctgaactatttaagaccggaggcgatacgctg from the Stomoxys calcitrans chromosome 1, idStoCalc2.1, whole genome shotgun sequence genome contains:
- the LOC106094120 gene encoding acyl-CoA-binding protein homolog, which encodes MVSFEEACELAKNFSKKPSDSEFLEFYGLFKQASFGDVSTERPGALDLKKKAMWDAWNSHKGMSQDAAKEAYIKVYEKYAPKYA